DNA sequence from the Halococcus salsus genome:
TACGGTGTGAGCGCCGACTCGGCGTTCAGCCAGGCCTCCTTCGCCGACGAGTACGGTTTCGAGTTCTCGCTCCTCAGCGACATGGACCGCGAGGCGATCGGTGCCTACGACCTCGAGATCGACATCGGCGACCTCGGCCTCTACGGCGTCTCCCAGCGCGCGGTGTTCGTGGTCGATTCGGATGGCGAGGTCACCTACGCGTGGGTCGCCGACGACCCGACCAACGAGCCGGACTACGACGAGGTTCAAGAGGCGGTCGAGGCGGCGGCCTGAGAAGCCAACTCACACCGATTTTCGCACACTATCCTGAGTAGCCCCGGCTACGGCTCGATCGCGGTCTCGGGGTTCGCGATCGACCAGAGCCGTTCGGGCAGGAAGTCGTCGAGGTGGTCGATCACCCGGCGCTCACTCACGTCGAGGCCCTCGCAGTGGTCGTGGGCCTCCTCGCGGATCGAGATGTGGAGGTCGTCGTCTTCGAGTTCGACGGAGAGCGGAAACACCGAACAGCGGACTGGCTTCCAGTCGTGTTCGGCGTGGAGCGCACAGAGGCCGTCGTCGCGGAGGAAGAAGCAGGCCGCGCCGTCGAGGGCCACGTCGTTCTCTCGGTCCTTCGGCTCGCGTTTGACGGCCTGCTGGCCCCGAAAGTCCACGGTGGCCTCGTTGACGTTCGCGCGTTTCGCGAGCCCCACGAGGTCGGGGTCCGAGAGTAGTACGCCGTGTTGACAGCACCAGGTACACGAATCGATGCACTCGAAGGTGAGGTCGGGGTCGAGCTCCACGACCGCCTCACAGCCGGGATGCACCTCGATCCGCTGTCCGTCGGTCACGAGGGCTCTCCGCGACGCGCCCGCCAAAACCTTCCGGTTGATGGCGATTACTGTGCTATTCTGGTGAATTATTGGGAAAGAATTTTGATAGCGTGACACGCCTGTTAACAATATGGGGCTATTCGACCGAGGAAATTCTAATGACGAACTCCTCGTCGTAACGGAACTTCTCGAAAATGGAGAGGGCAACTCCGTTACGAAGAAAAATCTCACTGGTAGAGAGGTCGGAGGAGAATCGCTTCTATCCTACATTCGAAATGGCGAACAGCCACACTACATTCTCAACAACCGAAACAAGGGACTCACCTACAATGAACGAGGGACAAAGGATACCACTCAACCTTCTAGTAGTGGCTGGGCGTTTTGTCTGTTCACTGACCAGCGCGTTCTATTCATAATCGATACCGACTCTGGGATTGACCAGCGAAGTATCGAATATGATGATGTCGAAAGTGTCGAAGCATCCACAGGCTTTCTGAAAAATCAGATCACGATCAAAACCCTCTATGCGAATTACCGATTCTACGTGAGTGGTTCTATCTCTTCGGATGAATTCGAGAATTCTATCGCGTTCGTTCGACGTCAGGCGGGTCTCGAAAAACCAGCGGTAATGAACACACCAACTACCACGCCCACACAATCGGCAACTCCCTCTCTGTCGGAAGATCGGGACAAAAAGACAGTACTACAACGACTCAGGAGTATGGACCCGTACGAGTTTGAACATTTCGTCGCGGATCTCTGGGAGGCTCAGGGATGGGAGGCCGCGGTTTCGCAGGCGTCTGTTGACCAAGGGGTGGATATCGTTGCGACGAAGCAGAATCCGTTTCCGCAAAAGCAAGTGATCCAAGCGAAGCGATACGCAGCGAATAATACGATCGGTAGTCCGAAGATACAACAGTACTCTAGCCTTCGACAACAAGAACCTGGAGCGGACGTTTCTGTAGTCGTTACGACCAGTGGTTTCAGTCGCCAAGCCGAAGAACTAGCGCAGAACCTGAATGTAAAGCTGGTCGATGCTGAAGGGATCTATCGATTACTGAAAGAAGTCGATCGTTTCGATCTTGTAGCAGAGTACTCACCGGTCCAGATCGAATCCGTATCGGGGCCAGCGATCGGGCAAGAACAACAGACGTTCCAAGGAGAGAGGGATATAGAACGGAACATAACCGATGCGGAACCGTCTTCTGTTATTGTTGATTCGCATTCCGAAGCGGATTCCTTCTTAAAAGAATATACTGAATGTCCTAACTGTGGAGAATTTGTGCCCATGAAGCGAATTTGGCGTAAAGATTTGATTTTTCCGAAGCTGCAATGCACTCAGTGCCAGACCGTGTTCGCCGAGGATGATGATGTACTCATTCTGCTGAAGAATATCCGAACAGAGAGGACACAGAGCGCGAGTAAGTACGGTTACTACGGCGTTGCAGTTGGTGTCGTACTGGCAACTATTGGTGTCGTCACACCGACTCTTGCCATTCTGACATGGCTCGCTCTCCCGATCGCGATCAGCAGAGACACACGCTATGTTCGCGCTAACAGCAGCAGAAATCCCTCAACTGGATATTGGGTGTGGGGAGCTGTGGCTCTCCCACTCATTTCTGCAGTTGTTATCGGAGGTATCGGTATCGGGGCTGCATCACTCATTACGGGCGGGGCTTATCTCGTTCAGAGGCATCGAAACGATACTACGGAATCTGGAATTCATCAAAAAGGAATCAGATCCTATATCACTCAGAAGCGTAGTTAACTGTAGCCCCGCCAGCGATGCCCGCACTCGGTGCACTTGAAAAATCGCGTCGGAGGTTCGTCGGCCGATCCGGTTTGCTTGATGGTGTACCACGCCATGTCGTTGCCGCACTCCTCGCACTCGATCTCGACTGTCGGTTTCCCCTCGTCGGCGGCGTCCTCGGTGGTCTCGATCACGTCGTCGAAGGTCTGGTCCTCGGTGCTCACGAACGCCGCCGCGCGCTCCTCGTCTTTGGCCACTCGCGCGCCACAGCCCGCACACACCATCTCGTCGCCGTCGGCGTGCATCATCGACCCGCACTCGTCGCAGAATTGCATACTGGAACTCGTCCCTCCGGCGGCAAAAGCACCCGGTCGGCGGTCGAGCTATCGCGACTCGGCCTCGAACTCGTCGAATAGACTCGCCACGCGCTCGCGGACCTCCTCTCGGATCGATCGGACGGTCTCGACGTCTGCGCCGTGCGGGTCCGGCAGGTCCCAGTCGCGAACGTCGATCCCCGCGTCGAGGTCGAGCGTCGAACAGCCCATCGTCGCCACGTAGTCCGCCGAGTCGAGTTCCTCGTCGGTGATCTCGCGGGGGGTGCGGCCCGAGAGGTCGATCCCCGCCTCGTGCATGACCTCGACGACCTCGTCGTGGACGCCGTCGGCGGGGTGTGTGCCGCCGGTGAGGATAGTTATCTCGTCGAGCCCTCGCTGGTCGCGCTCGCGTTCGGCGAACGCGCTCGCCATCTGGGACCGCCCGGCGTTCTGGACACAGACGAACGCGACTCGGGGCCCGTCGCTTCTGTTGGACACGGCTGCTCGTCACGGGGTTGGGTCGCAGCGAGAATGAACGTTTGGGCCTTTGGCCCCTCCGGCTATCGCTCGCCGTACCACTCCGCCTCGAAACGTTCGACGAAGCGCTCGGTGAACGCGTGGCGTTCCTCGGCGAGCGCCCGCGCCGCCTCGGTGTTCATCTCGCCTGGGAGGTGCTGGAGTTTGTCGTAGTAGTGTTCGATCCCCGAGTACCCACCGTCGGGGTCCCAGAGCGGCGTGCCGTGGACCCCGCCGTAGGCGAAGTTCCGCGCGACCCCGACCGCGCCGATGGCGTCGAGGTTGTCGGCGTCCCGGAGGACCTCGGCCTCGACCGTCTCGGCGGATCGTTCGATCCCTCGAAATTCGTACTCGTCGTGGACCGCGACACAGTGACAGACCGCGGGGACCTTGCTCGGCGGGAACTCGGTCGCGCCGAGCACTTCCCGTACGTCCGGGAGGGTCTCCTCGGGATGGACGTCCTCGCCGTCGGTGCCTACCGTCCGGTGGATGTCGTGGGTCAGCGCGGCCGCGCCCACCACTTCGACGTCGGCCCCCTCCGCGTCCGCGAGGCGGGTCCCCAATCGAAACACCCGCCACGCGTGGTCGAGGTCGTGGCCCGATGAGTCCCCGTCGTACCACGCCACCATCTCGTCGGCGATGGCCCGAAACAGCGCCCGCTCCTCGTAGTTCTCGTCCGATTCGTCCCTCGAAAAGGCGTCGAGATTCGTCACGAAAGTTCCTCGGTCGGGACGAGGTAGCTACAACTCAAGTGGGTTTCGGCGGTCGGTCCCGCTCGACGTGTGCGCCCTCGTTGCGCGGCGCACACACGAGCACGTCGCCGTCGACGCCCGCCGCCGACAGCACCTCGTGGGCGACCGTCCGTGCTTCGTCGGCACGCGCCTCATCGGTGAGACCGTAGACGGCGGGGCCCCAGGACGACTGGCCCGCACCCGCGACCGCGGGCGAGGCCGACAGCGAGTCCACGATGTCGCCGAGCGGCGGCCGGTAGACCCCGCCCTGTTCGTCGGCGTACCAGGTGCCGTTGAGCCGGCTCACCGCGGCGACCGCCCCACCGAAACCCGCCCAGTCACCTTCGGCCGCGGCCGGAAGCAACCGCTGGGCGACGAGTCGGGCCACCTCGTCGGCGATGGCGGGGTCGGCGCGCTCGACCACCCGACCGATGCTCTCGGTCTCCTCGTCCCCGCATCGGCCCGACTCGATGTCGGGGATGACGACCACGAACCGCCACGAGCCGGGGAGCGCGTGACGTGCGACCGGTACGGGGACCGCCCACTCGCCCTCCGCCGGTGGCTCCGTGGTGAAGCGCTCGGCGTGGTGGCCGGCGTCGGCGACGAATCCCCCTTCCCGAAACGTCGCACAGCCGACCCCGCTCCGGCCGCCGCGGCCGAGCGCCGGCGCACGCTCCCTGACCCGTGGTTCGCGGTCGTGGGCGCGCGCGACGGCCGTCAGGACGGCGAGCGCGAACTGCGTGCCGCTCCCGAGCCCAACGTGGTGGGGGATGCGTTCCTCGACCGTGAGTTCGACCCCGGGAACGTTGAGGAGGTCGACGACGCGCTCGGCATACGTCGCTGCTCGCGCGTCGTCACAGCGGACCGTGTCGGCGGGTTCGGCCACGAGCACGACGCGCGGCGCGTCGAGCGCGACTCCGAGCCCGCCGTAGAGCCGCTCGCGAGCGAGCGAGAGGTTCTGGAACCCGAAGTGAACCCGCCCGCCGGCCGCGACCCTGACTCGCGTCATGTCGGGGACTCCGTGGGAAAGAGGGAAAGGTCGTCGTTACTCGATGCCGTCGAGGACCGCCGCCGCGGTTCGTGCTGCACCGTTCTCGTACTCGGGGGCGTCGAGCGGCTGGCCGACCGCGCGGACCACGTGGCGGATGGAGTGTTCGACCTGGAAGCCGTCCAGCCCCGTGCGCTCGATCACGCGCGAGACGCCGTGTTGTTCGTCCGTGAACGGGTAGACGACACAGGGCGTGCCCGCGACGGCGGCCTCCATCACGGTCGAGTAACCCGAACACACTACCTTGTCGGCGGCCCGGAGGTAGGGGAGGAGCGCCGGCACGCACTCCCAGTCGGGACCGCCGACGAGGGTGACGTCGTGCCCCGCCTCCCGAAGGCGTTCGGCGAGCTCGCCGAATCCGGTCGAGTAGGCGCTCGGGACCACCAGCACCTCGGACGGCTCCGGCGTGCCGGCGTCGTTCGGTACGGCGGCCGACCCGTCGGCGAGCACGCGCGTCGGCTCCCCCGTCGGCGACCGCACCCGGTCGTCAGACGAGAGGTCGAGCGCGATGGGCGGGACGTGGGTGATGCCGGGCGGGTCGCCGTGGTCGGGCGGCCAGATCGCGGGATAGAGGAACGCCTCGGCGGCGTGGATCTGGTGGCGGTGTAACAGCCAGGTGAACCCCTGTTCGATGACCGCGTCGTAGTACGACGAGGCGTTGTGCGAGCAGATGTAGAGCGGGATGTCGACGAACTCGCTGGCCATCGCGGCGAACATGTCGTCGGTGATCAGCGCGTCGGGGGACTCACGCCGGAGCCAGCCGACGTAGTCGGCGACGCGGCGGGCGCTGTTCGGGAGGCTGTGAACGAGGACATCGAGCAACGACCCGCCCTGGTAGTCGCCGATGAAGTCGACGCCCGCCGGCTCGAACTGGTCGTAGTCGTTGTGCTCGACGAAGCGTGCGCCCGGCCCGCCGCCGGCGAGCGTCACCTGCGCGCCGCGGGCTTCGAGCGCCGCTGCGACCGCCAGCATCCGGGTCGCGTGACCCGCCCCCTCGGGGTAGTATGCGACGGCCACCGTCGGAATCATCGTCCCTTTCTGTCACCGGAGGCCTCAAAACCTATTCGAATCGGCGGGAGAACCGCTTTCGGTCGGTCGCTCACACCTCGACGTACTGGGTCTCCCACTCGCGACGCGCCTCGATCTCGCGCTGGCCCCGCCGCGTGATGTTGTAGTAGTTGGTCCGTCGGTCGATCTGTCCCTTCTCGACCAGCCCCTTCTCGACCAGCGTGTCGAGGTTGGGATACAGCCGACCGTGATGGATCTCGGTCTCGTAGTAGTCCTCGAGCTCCTCCTTGATCGCCAACCCGTGTGGTTCGTCCTGACCCGCTATCGCGTACAACAAATCGCGCTGAAATCCCGTGAGGTCGTACATCGTCGTCCAACCCACGTATGTGTTTGAATATCATAAACATAACGGAGCTGTCGCTGTCGGATACTCGACTGGTTTCGGCGTCGTCCCGACGACGGTTCGTCTCACGGTGTCGCGCCCTCGAGATCGGGAGTTGGGATACTCACGTCTCGTTGAGATGTCGTGTTCGAAGGATGGAAAACGCCCGCGCGGGAGAAAAGCCCGCGGCGAGCGTTTGCCGCCCTGAATTGGTCCCCGCTGACGCTTCGGCCCTCCAAGCGAAGCGTCACTCGTATGCAACGGACAGTCACACTTAACCCTATCGACTGTGGGTTACATGTGCTCCTCTTCGAGCACCCAGCCGAGCGCCCGCCGGTAGTAGGTGAACATCCGCCGGACGCCCTCGTGGTTCATCGCCTCGTCGTCGAGCTCTTCGGCGAGGAACTCGTACTGCTCGCGGATCTCGGACTCGTCGCGCATACACTCGTTTCGTCGTCGGACGGGTATCAAACCGGCGGCCCACGACCCATCGCTCGGTAGGTCGTCGCCTAATGGCCCAGAGGTGGAGCTAAGCTCACTCGACGCGAACGAACGGTATGACCGACAGCGACCTACAGCGCGGTCTCGAGGGCGTCGCGGTCGCGGAGACGCGACTGAGCCGGGTCGACGGCGCGGCGGGGGAACTGGTGATCGGCGGTTTCCCGGTGGCGGAGCTGGCGACGCGCGCGACGTTCGAGGAGACGCTTCACCTCCTCTGGACCGGTGACCTCCCGGACGCGGACGAGCTCGACTCGGTGCGCTCGGCGCTCGCGGCCCACCGCGACCTCCCCGAGGAGACGTACGCGCTCCTCCGGGCCGCCGCCGAGGGTGGATCGACGGCGATGGACGCCGCCCGCATCGGAGCCGCCGCCGCCAGCGTCGCACGGACGGACGCGGCCGACCCCGAGCGTGACGCCCGGCTCGTCGTCGCGCAGCTCCCGACGGCGGTGGCCGCGTACTGGCGATACTGGAACGGCGAGGAACCGATCGCGCCCGATCCGAGCCTCGGTCACGCCGCCAACTATCTCTCCATGCTGACCGGCGAGGAGCCCGCCCCGGAGACGGTGCGGGGGCTGGAGACGTACCTCAACGCCGTCGTCGACCACGGATTAAACGCATCGACGTTCGCCGCGCGGGTCGTCGTCTCCACCGAATCGGACGTCGTCTCGGCGGTCACCGCCGCCGTGGGTGCGCTGAAGGGGCCGCTCCACGGCGGCGCGCCGGGGCCGGTGCTCGACATGCTCCGAGAGGTCGGCGAGTCGGGCGACCCGGCGGGATACGTCCGTGCGAAACTGGACGATGGCGAGCGGCTGATGGGGTTCGGTCACCGCGTCTACCGGGTTCGGGACCCGCGGGCGGCGGTGCTCCAGTCGGCGGCCGAGCGATTCTACCGCGACCGCGGCGACGAGGCGTTCCTCGACCGGGCGCAGGAGCTGGAGTCCGTCGCCGTCGACGCCCTCGCGGCACACAGGCCCGACCGCCGACTGGAGACGAACGTCGAGTTCTACACGGCCGTGCTCCTCAACGGACTCGGCGTCCCACAGGAGCTGTTCACCGCGACCTTCGGGGTCGCTCGCGTCGGCGGCTGGACGGCACACTGTCTCGAACAGTACGCCGACAACCGAATCGTCCGCCCACGGGCGGTCTACGTCGGCGACGAGGGACGGACGTGGACGCCGATCGAGCAACGCTGAGACGCACCCGCTCGATCGGCTGACGGTGCTCGCGAGCTCACTTCCGATCGAGTCGGGACAGCCCGTGCCAGACCGCGTTCACTAGACGGTCCTCACTGGTTCCGTCGGCATCGTCCCAGCCGCGCGCGAGCGCGTCCTCCAGCGCCCGAATCTCGTGGTTCTCGAAGTTGTTCGCGCCGCTGAAGGCCGCGAGCGCCGTGTCGCCCTCGCCGAGCGCTGTCGACGTACCCTCGCAGAAACCGGCCTCGTCGAGCGCCGCGGTGACTGCTTCGGCGGTCTCGTCGTCGAGTTCGTGGTACTCGTCGGGTGGTTCGCGTTCGAGCAGCGTGACGTCGTAGATCCGGAAGACGCGTTCGAGTTCGTCGATGGGGTGTTCGTGGTCGTCGACGCGGACGTCGATCCAGCGGTCGTTGCCGCCGTCGTAGCCGCCCTCGGGTTTGACGACGTAGAGCGCCGCGGCCTGCTCGCCACGCGCGTCGCCACCCGCCTCGTTACCGGCGTGGAGCGCCGCGAGGAGGCGGTCGGGGAGACCGCCGTCGGCCGATTCGTAGGTCTCGGCCATCGCCTCGATGGTCGCGCGGTTCTCGAGAATGTTGCCCTGCACGGTATAATTCTCGCCCTGAATGTCGCCCGCGAACTCGAAGCAGCCCGCGCCGGTGAAGCCCGCGACGGAGCCGTCCTGGCCGACGACCCCGACCTGGCGCTCGTCCGAGTCGTCGTCCGACTCGGTGAGTTCGGCGACGACCTCGTCGGCCGAGCGCCCCGCTCGGAGCAGGTCGAGACCGTCGGGGCCGTAGGCGACGTTCGCGAAGCTCTGGGTGGCGACCGCGCCCGCGTCGGCGCTCGCGAACGGGACGACCGAGCCGACGCTGACGAACTTCGACT
Encoded proteins:
- a CDS encoding redoxin domain-containing protein, with product MVSEGDSAPDFTVTLAGDDPEAFTLSEHLDEAPIVLAFFPGAYTPPCTNEMVAFQEEYDGFDGVGGTLYGVSADSAFSQASFADEYGFEFSLLSDMDREAIGAYDLEIDIGDLGLYGVSQRAVFVVDSDGEVTYAWVADDPTNEPDYDEVQEAVEAAA
- a CDS encoding YkgJ family cysteine cluster protein — encoded protein: MTDGQRIEVHPGCEAVVELDPDLTFECIDSCTWCCQHGVLLSDPDLVGLAKRANVNEATVDFRGQQAVKREPKDRENDVALDGAACFFLRDDGLCALHAEHDWKPVRCSVFPLSVELEDDDLHISIREEAHDHCEGLDVSERRVIDHLDDFLPERLWSIANPETAIEP
- a CDS encoding restriction endonuclease, with translation MGLFDRGNSNDELLVVTELLENGEGNSVTKKNLTGREVGGESLLSYIRNGEQPHYILNNRNKGLTYNERGTKDTTQPSSSGWAFCLFTDQRVLFIIDTDSGIDQRSIEYDDVESVEASTGFLKNQITIKTLYANYRFYVSGSISSDEFENSIAFVRRQAGLEKPAVMNTPTTTPTQSATPSLSEDRDKKTVLQRLRSMDPYEFEHFVADLWEAQGWEAAVSQASVDQGVDIVATKQNPFPQKQVIQAKRYAANNTIGSPKIQQYSSLRQQEPGADVSVVVTTSGFSRQAEELAQNLNVKLVDAEGIYRLLKEVDRFDLVAEYSPVQIESVSGPAIGQEQQTFQGERDIERNITDAEPSSVIVDSHSEADSFLKEYTECPNCGEFVPMKRIWRKDLIFPKLQCTQCQTVFAEDDDVLILLKNIRTERTQSASKYGYYGVAVGVVLATIGVVTPTLAILTWLALPIAISRDTRYVRANSSRNPSTGYWVWGAVALPLISAVVIGGIGIGAASLITGGAYLVQRHRNDTTESGIHQKGIRSYITQKRS
- a CDS encoding transcription factor S; the protein is MQFCDECGSMMHADGDEMVCAGCGARVAKDEERAAAFVSTEDQTFDDVIETTEDAADEGKPTVEIECEECGNDMAWYTIKQTGSADEPPTRFFKCTECGHRWRGYS
- a CDS encoding low molecular weight phosphatase family protein produces the protein MSNRSDGPRVAFVCVQNAGRSQMASAFAERERDQRGLDEITILTGGTHPADGVHDEVVEVMHEAGIDLSGRTPREITDEELDSADYVATMGCSTLDLDAGIDVRDWDLPDPHGADVETVRSIREEVRERVASLFDEFEAESR
- a CDS encoding HD domain-containing protein, translated to MTNLDAFSRDESDENYEERALFRAIADEMVAWYDGDSSGHDLDHAWRVFRLGTRLADAEGADVEVVGAAALTHDIHRTVGTDGEDVHPEETLPDVREVLGATEFPPSKVPAVCHCVAVHDEYEFRGIERSAETVEAEVLRDADNLDAIGAVGVARNFAYGGVHGTPLWDPDGGYSGIEHYYDKLQHLPGEMNTEAARALAEERHAFTERFVERFEAEWYGER
- a CDS encoding beta-ribofuranosylaminobenzene 5'-phosphate synthase family protein — translated: MTRVRVAAGGRVHFGFQNLSLARERLYGGLGVALDAPRVVLVAEPADTVRCDDARAATYAERVVDLLNVPGVELTVEERIPHHVGLGSGTQFALAVLTAVARAHDREPRVRERAPALGRGGRSGVGCATFREGGFVADAGHHAERFTTEPPAEGEWAVPVPVARHALPGSWRFVVVIPDIESGRCGDEETESIGRVVERADPAIADEVARLVAQRLLPAAAEGDWAGFGGAVAAVSRLNGTWYADEQGGVYRPPLGDIVDSLSASPAVAGAGQSSWGPAVYGLTDEARADEARTVAHEVLSAAGVDGDVLVCAPRNEGAHVERDRPPKPT
- a CDS encoding glycosyltransferase encodes the protein MIPTVAVAYYPEGAGHATRMLAVAAALEARGAQVTLAGGGPGARFVEHNDYDQFEPAGVDFIGDYQGGSLLDVLVHSLPNSARRVADYVGWLRRESPDALITDDMFAAMASEFVDIPLYICSHNASSYYDAVIEQGFTWLLHRHQIHAAEAFLYPAIWPPDHGDPPGITHVPPIALDLSSDDRVRSPTGEPTRVLADGSAAVPNDAGTPEPSEVLVVPSAYSTGFGELAERLREAGHDVTLVGGPDWECVPALLPYLRAADKVVCSGYSTVMEAAVAGTPCVVYPFTDEQHGVSRVIERTGLDGFQVEHSIRHVVRAVGQPLDAPEYENGAARTAAAVLDGIE
- a CDS encoding PadR family transcriptional regulator encodes the protein MYDLTGFQRDLLYAIAGQDEPHGLAIKEELEDYYETEIHHGRLYPNLDTLVEKGLVEKGQIDRRTNYYNITRRGQREIEARREWETQYVEV
- a CDS encoding citrate synthase, producing MTDSDLQRGLEGVAVAETRLSRVDGAAGELVIGGFPVAELATRATFEETLHLLWTGDLPDADELDSVRSALAAHRDLPEETYALLRAAAEGGSTAMDAARIGAAAASVARTDAADPERDARLVVAQLPTAVAAYWRYWNGEEPIAPDPSLGHAANYLSMLTGEEPAPETVRGLETYLNAVVDHGLNASTFAARVVVSTESDVVSAVTAAVGALKGPLHGGAPGPVLDMLREVGESGDPAGYVRAKLDDGERLMGFGHRVYRVRDPRAAVLQSAAERFYRDRGDEAFLDRAQELESVAVDALAAHRPDRRLETNVEFYTAVLLNGLGVPQELFTATFGVARVGGWTAHCLEQYADNRIVRPRAVYVGDEGRTWTPIEQR
- a CDS encoding DUF1028 domain-containing protein produces the protein MPARPPRTSTFSIVARDPATDAVGVAVQSKFVSVGSVVPFASADAGAVATQSFANVAYGPDGLDLLRAGRSADEVVAELTESDDDSDERQVGVVGQDGSVAGFTGAGCFEFAGDIQGENYTVQGNILENRATIEAMAETYESADGGLPDRLLAALHAGNEAGGDARGEQAAALYVVKPEGGYDGGNDRWIDVRVDDHEHPIDELERVFRIYDVTLLEREPPDEYHELDDETAEAVTAALDEAGFCEGTSTALGEGDTALAAFSGANNFENHEIRALEDALARGWDDADGTSEDRLVNAVWHGLSRLDRK